The Halomonas sp. THAF5a genome segment GGCGTCGGCCACGTCCACCGCCGCCTGGAGCACGCCGCCGGGATTGTTGCGCAGGTCGAGCACCAGCCCGCGGAGGGGGCCGTCGCGGCGCAGGCGGTCCAGGGCCTCGTCGACCTGCTCGCCGGTGCGGCTCTGGAACTGGCTGACGCGCAGGTAGCCGTAGCCCTCTTCCAACAGCTCGTGCTTGACGCTTCGGGTGCGGATGATCTCCCGGGTCAGGGTGACCTCCTGCGGCGCGTTGGCGTCCTGGTGGAGGATGGTCAGCCGCAGCCGGGTGCCCGGCTCGCCGCGCATCAGGTTGACCGCCTCCTGCAGCGAGAGCCGGTCGGTGGGGGTGTCGTCGATGCGCAGGATCCGATCCCGGGAGCGCAGGCCGGCCCGGGAGGCCGGCGTATCGTCGATGGGCGTGATCACCGTCAGCTGGCCCTCCTCCATGCCTACCTCGATGCCCACGCCGCCGAACTCGCCCTGGGTGGACTCGCGCAGGCTCTCGAACTCCTCGCTGTCCAGGTAGGCGGAGTGGGGATCGAGCTCGCTGAGCATGCCGCGCATGGCGTTGCGCAGCAGGTCCTCGTCCTCGACCTCCTCGACGTAGGCGCGCTTGATGCGCTCGAACACCTCGGCGAAGGCCTGGATCTCGGCCACCGGCAGGTCATCGTCCGCCGTGTCCTGGGCGGCGGCGGACAGGGGCGCGGCGGCCAGCAGGGCGATCGGCAGCAGCATCGAGCCCAGGCGGCGCGTCACAGAAGGCGGTACGGCGGGACGTAGGGGCATGCAGACTCTCGCGGTTGCGGGGCGGGCGGCCCAGCATAGCCCGCGCCCCGGCGTCGATGGAATAGCCGCGGGGCCGGCGGCGGCTCAGGGCCGGCTGGCGATCCAGCCCCGCGGGTCGATGGGCTGGCCGTCGCGGCGCACCTCGAAGTAGAGCCCCGGCCGGCCCTGGCCACCGCTGGCGCCCACGGCGCCCAGGGTGTCGCCGCGGGCGACCTCGCTGCCCACCCCGGCGGAGAAGCGCTGCAGGTGGGCGTGCAGGGTCATCACCCGGTCGCCGTGATCGACGATCAGCAGGTTGCCGAAGCCGCGCATCCAGTCGGCGAAGACCACCCGGCCGGGGTGCACGGCGCGCACGGGCGTACCCTCGGCGGCGCGGATCACCAGGCCGTTGAGGTGCACCCCCTCGCCGTGGCGGAAGCCCGAGGCGATGCTGCCCTGCACCGGCCAGGGCAGCGCGCCGCGGGTCTTTTCGATGGCGGTGGAGGGGGGCGGTCGCTCGAGGCGGGCGAGGCGCTCCTGCACCTCGCGCAGGGTGCGCTCGGCATGGGCACGGTCCTGGGCGAGGGTCGCCAGGCGGGCCTGCTCGCTGGCGAAGCGCTCGTCCAGCGTCGCCACCAGGGCGGCGCGCTCGGCGCTCTGCTCGGCCAGGGCGGCGCTGCGCTCGTCGAGGCGGGTCGTCACGGCCGCCAGCCGCTCGCCGCGCTCGGCCAGCGCCCGGCGCGTCTCGGCGAGCTCGCGCTCCAGGCGCTCGAGCGCATCGAGGCGCTCGTGGCGGGCCCGGGCCAGGCGGTTGAGGTAGTGCTGCAGGCGGTCGAGGCGGGCCGGGTCGTCCTGGTTGAGCAGCAGCTTGAGCTGGGGGGTGAGGCCGAGCCGGTAGAAGGCCTCGAGCTGGACCTCCAGGGACTCGAGCTGCTCGCGTCGCTCGTCGGCCAGGCGCTCGCGGCGCGCCTCGAGATCGAAGATCTCGTCGTTCAGGGCGCGCCGCTCGGCCTGCAGGGCGTCGAGGCGGCGATGGGTCTCGGCCAGCGTCGTCTCCACCTCGCGCAGCGCCTCGCTCGCCTCGTCGCGGGCCTCCCGGGTGGTGGAGAGCCGGCCGGAGGCGGCCAGGATCTCCTCGCCCAGGGCGTCGAGTCGCGCCTGGGCCTCGCGCTCGGAGGGCGCGGCGAGAAGCGGGCCGCCCAGGGCGAGGCCCAGCACCAGGCCCGCCAGCAGGCCGCCCAGGGGGGGGCGGCGCGGCGCCACGCCCTGGCGCGCCGGGCTCGGGGTCACTCGGCCTCGATCAGCACGCGTCCGGTCATCTCCTCGGGCACCGGCTGGTCCATCATGGTCAGCAGGGTCGGGGCGATGTCGCACAGCCGGCCGTCGTCGAGCAGGCGCACCGGACGCGGCCCGACATAGATCAGCGGCACGTCGAAGGTGGTGTGGGCGGTCTGGGGGGCGCCGGTCTCGGGGTGGATCATCTGCTCGGCGTTGCCGTGGTCGGCGGTCACCAGGCAGGCGCCGCCGACGCGCTGGATTGCCTCCACCACCCGGCCGACGCAGGCGTCCACGGCCTCGATGGCCTTGACCGCGGCATCGAACTGGCCGGTATGGCCGACCATGTCGCCGTTGGCGTAGTTGCAGACGATCAGGTCGTACGCGCCGCCCTCGATCGCCTCGACCAGTCGGTCGGTGACCTCCACGGCGCTCATCTCGGGCTTCTCGTCGTAGGTCTTCACCTCCTGGGGAGAGGGCACCAGCACCCGGGTCTCGCCCCGGTACTCCTGCTCGCGCCCGCCGGAGAAGAAGAAGGTGACGTGGGCATACTTCTCGGTCTCGGCGATGCGCAGCTGGGTCAGGCCGCGCGTCTCCATCACCTCGCCCAGGGTGTTGACGAGCTCCGCCGGCGGGAAGGCGGCCGGGGCCGGGATGTCTGCGGCGTACTGGGTCAGCATCACCAGCCCCTCGCCGGCCAGCCGGGGCCGCGCCTGGCGGGTGAAGCCCGCGAAGTCGTCCTCGACGAAGGCGCGGGTCAGCTCCCGGGCGCGGTCGGCGCGGAAGTTCATGAAGATGGCCGCGTCGCCGTCGGCCATGGCCACCGGCGCGCCGGCGGGGCGGAGGCTGGTGGCGGTGACGAACTCGTCGGTCTCGCCGCGGGCGTAGGCCTGCTCGAGGCCACGTTCGGCGGTCTCGGCGGTGACCTCGCCCACGCCTTCGGTGATCAGCCGGTAGGCCTGCTCGACGCGGTCCCAGCGGTTGTCGCGGTCCATGGCGAAGTAGCGGCCGATGATCGAGGCCACGAAGCCGTGCTCGGCGCCCACCAGCTCGGCGAGGCGCGCGTTGGCGCGTTCGATCGAGGCCATCGCGCTCTTCGGCGCCGTGTCCCGGCCGTCCAGGAAGGCGTGGAGATAGATCTGCCGGGCCCCGCGGCGGGCGGCCAGCTCGGCCATGGCCAGGATGTGGTCCTCGTGGCTGTGCACGCCGCCCGGCGAGAGCAGGCCCAGCAGGTGCACGGCCCGGCCGGCGGCCACGGCGGCGTCGATCGGCGCGGTCAGGGCGGCGATGGCGTCGAGCTCGCCCTCCTCGACGGCCTTGGTGATGCGGGTGAAGTCCTGGTAGACGATGCGCCCGGCCCCCAGGTTCATGTGGCCGACCTCGGAGTTGCCCATCTGGCCGTCCGGCAGGCCCACGTAGCGGCCGTCGGTGTGGATCAGGCTGTGGGGCTGCTCCTGCCACAGGCGGTCCATCACCGGGGTGCGGGCGGCGAGGACGGCGTTGTCGTCGGGCGACTCGTTGTGGCCGTAGCCGTCGAGGATGATCAGGGCTACCGGACGCGGGGTACGGGGGTCGGTCATGGGGGAGGGCCTCGTGGTCGGGGTCGTGCCTGGCCTGCCTGCCTGCGAGGCGGCCAGGGTCGCGACTTGCATCAGCTTGCGGCATCATATCGCACGGCACCGCCGGACGTCATTTTGACCGGCGTCCGGGCCGCGGCGCGCCGCGGCTTTGTGTATACTGGGCGCCGCCGCGACCGGCCTGCCCCGTTCACCGTGTACCCGATAAAGAGTTAGCCGAACCCATGATCGATCAGCTGTTCGAATTCGTGCAGAATCATCCCCTGCTGGTGGGGGCCTTCCTGGTGGTGTTGATCGCCTGGCTCGCCTACGAGGTCCGCAACAGCAGCGCCGGAGGCGTGACCTCCAGCGAGGCCACCCAGCTGGTCAATCGCGAGGACGCCGTGGTGGTCGACCTGCGCGACGCCAATGACTTCAAGGCGGGCCACATTGCCGGGGCGCGCAACATTCCCCAGAGCAAGCTCGACGATCGCCTGCGCGAGCTCGAGAAGTTCAAGGGCAAGCCGATCATCGTGGCCTGCAAGCACGGCCAGAGCGCCGGCGTCGCCCAGGCCAAGCTCGCCAAGGCGGGCTTCGAGCGCGTCCTGAAGCTCAAGGGCGGCATGACCCAGTGGCAGGCGGACGGCCTGCCGGTCGTCAGGAAGTAGGCTGCCCCGCATCACCCGGACCCGTTATCCCGATACTTTCACCGGACATAGGACCTTTCCCATGGCGGAAGAGAACAACCAGAACGCCGGCGCCGATGGTCAGGCGTCGGGCCAGCAGGACAAGCCGCAGCTGCAGTTCGCCCTGCAGCGCATCTACGTCAAGGACCTCTCCTTCGAGGCGCCCAACTCGCCGGCGATCTTCCAGCAGCCGTTCAAGCCCAAGGTCGGCCTGGACCTGAACACCACCCACCAGCAGGTCGGGGAAGGCCTCTACGAGGTGGTGATCAAGGTCACCGCCCAGGTCACCCACAGCGAGGAGGGCACCACCTCCTTCCTGGCCGAGATCGAGCAGGCCGGCCTGTTCCGCATCGGCGGCCTCGAGGGGC includes the following:
- a CDS encoding S41 family peptidase; protein product: MPLRPAVPPSVTRRLGSMLLPIALLAAAPLSAAAQDTADDDLPVAEIQAFAEVFERIKRAYVEEVEDEDLLRNAMRGMLSELDPHSAYLDSEEFESLRESTQGEFGGVGIEVGMEEGQLTVITPIDDTPASRAGLRSRDRILRIDDTPTDRLSLQEAVNLMRGEPGTRLRLTILHQDANAPQEVTLTREIIRTRSVKHELLEEGYGYLRVSQFQSRTGEQVDEALDRLRRDGPLRGLVLDLRNNPGGVLQAAVDVADAFLDSGLIVYTEGRLADSAMRFSAGRETAAPEVPLVVLINGGSASAAEIVAGALQDQRRGVVMGTRSFGKGSVQQIMSLGNDEGLKLTTALYFTPDGRSIQAQGIEPDVEVIRGRLEVAESSGLDVREADLQGHLDAPDEQRARREASERLREDYQLGEALNLLKALDVLSRRRDG
- a CDS encoding murein hydrolase activator EnvC, whose product is MTPSPARQGVAPRRPPLGGLLAGLVLGLALGGPLLAAPSEREAQARLDALGEEILAASGRLSTTREARDEASEALREVETTLAETHRRLDALQAERRALNDEIFDLEARRERLADERREQLESLEVQLEAFYRLGLTPQLKLLLNQDDPARLDRLQHYLNRLARARHERLDALERLERELAETRRALAERGERLAAVTTRLDERSAALAEQSAERAALVATLDERFASEQARLATLAQDRAHAERTLREVQERLARLERPPPSTAIEKTRGALPWPVQGSIASGFRHGEGVHLNGLVIRAAEGTPVRAVHPGRVVFADWMRGFGNLLIVDHGDRVMTLHAHLQRFSAGVGSEVARGDTLGAVGASGGQGRPGLYFEVRRDGQPIDPRGWIASRP
- the gpmI gene encoding 2,3-bisphosphoglycerate-independent phosphoglycerate mutase, encoding MTDPRTPRPVALIILDGYGHNESPDDNAVLAARTPVMDRLWQEQPHSLIHTDGRYVGLPDGQMGNSEVGHMNLGAGRIVYQDFTRITKAVEEGELDAIAALTAPIDAAVAAGRAVHLLGLLSPGGVHSHEDHILAMAELAARRGARQIYLHAFLDGRDTAPKSAMASIERANARLAELVGAEHGFVASIIGRYFAMDRDNRWDRVEQAYRLITEGVGEVTAETAERGLEQAYARGETDEFVTATSLRPAGAPVAMADGDAAIFMNFRADRARELTRAFVEDDFAGFTRQARPRLAGEGLVMLTQYAADIPAPAAFPPAELVNTLGEVMETRGLTQLRIAETEKYAHVTFFFSGGREQEYRGETRVLVPSPQEVKTYDEKPEMSAVEVTDRLVEAIEGGAYDLIVCNYANGDMVGHTGQFDAAVKAIEAVDACVGRVVEAIQRVGGACLVTADHGNAEQMIHPETGAPQTAHTTFDVPLIYVGPRPVRLLDDGRLCDIAPTLLTMMDQPVPEEMTGRVLIEAE
- a CDS encoding rhodanese-like domain-containing protein, producing the protein MIDQLFEFVQNHPLLVGAFLVVLIAWLAYEVRNSSAGGVTSSEATQLVNREDAVVVDLRDANDFKAGHIAGARNIPQSKLDDRLRELEKFKGKPIIVACKHGQSAGVAQAKLAKAGFERVLKLKGGMTQWQADGLPVVRK
- the secB gene encoding protein-export chaperone SecB, which produces MAEENNQNAGADGQASGQQDKPQLQFALQRIYVKDLSFEAPNSPAIFQQPFKPKVGLDLNTTHQQVGEGLYEVVIKVTAQVTHSEEGTTSFLAEIEQAGLFRIGGLEGQQLDHTLGAFCPNVLFPYARECIDSLVNRGGFPPLMLAPVNFEAIYAQKKKREAEQAQAAGEQATQ